TCCACATTGGGATCCTCGTCACGCCAATCATCCGACttatatgagatttttttatgacatgaaaattCATTTGGAGTGTATGTGACATGAGTGtaatggtttgaaattttttaagaaaaaaataattggaaaagGATGTGGCACAGTGTACAATATGGCAATATTAACCCTTAAACTGAAATTGCACTTTGGCACTATAAACAGCTTCTCTTATATATAACTGGTTACAAAAGGAGAAacaggaaaaaacaaaaacaaaaaacaaaaaaaaaattagtgcaaACTAAGAGAAAAGAACCCAGAGAGCACTTTGTTACGATGGAGACAAAGGAAGAAACTACAACATATATACTAAGTACGAGCATTTACCATTGACACATAAGTTCATTGGTTGGATTCAGTCACTTCAGATACTCCCTCTGACTATGCAAAGGCCGCATTCCGTGACCTGGGTCACAAAAGATAGCGGCAGCATATGACAGAAAGAACAGAGCAGGAGCAGCATAGAAATTTTAGGGCGTCAGTCCTGCTGCTTGCTTTCCCAGCCCACTTGTGTACTCAGTCCAACTACAGGACTTCTCAATCAGACCCTCCAGCTCAAGCTAGATTCCTGGGTCATCCATCGCATCGTCGCCCACGACCATGTTGTCTCCGAGGAGCTTCTCCGAAATCTCATGGAAAACCGAAGGCAAATCTGACGGACTAGGTCCGGCCATCTGATCGGGTGTCTGACCCTGCATAACCCTGAAATCCGCACCACCCACCGGAGGAGGCCACGGGTTGTGCATCTGAATGGTCTCAAGATCCACCGGTAAAACATTGTTTGGCCAAGACTCCATCTGTGCCAAATCATCACCGATTCTCAGGCAATCAACATTCGGGCTTTGAATCTTGTGATCCGTTACGTCGAGCAAGCATTTGGTGGCTTCGTTAACGGGACCAAGCAATTTGCTTTTCTTGCTGAGTTCACAAGCCTCTAGATCTCTCTTCTGCCTCTTCTCTTGGATTACATGCTGGACAAAGTTTGGGGTTTCGGCTGCtttggagaggaagaggaacatCGCCGACACCTGCACTCGGCATAGCGAATCTGCTCGGCGACGTGGTTGATCTCATGCTGCGagttctcttgctcttctcttAGTTTCAGGATCTCGGCCTTCAACGCTTCCTGGTCCTTCTTAAGCATTTCAAGTTCAGCTTCCTTTCCAGCCTCCGGGTAATCCGAAGCAACAATACTACTCTCGATGTTTTCGTATGATCGCGGAGTTTGCGTCTCCTCCTTTTGTTCTTCAGCAAGTGCTTCTTCCCTTCCTGAAAACCTTGGTTCGCAAACTCCCATCGATCGGTATCAATCTTCCTAAAACCCTGCGACATATCTTGGATCACGATGCATGAAGAATAGGAGGAAGCTGGGTTGAGGAGTTAATATTGAAACAGAAGTCCCACAGAGGGTATGGTCAATTTAATGACTCAATATCAATCCGTCAACTTCATATATGAGAAGACGAAAGTGCAGAATTAAGCTTTTGATCTTtcccaaaaagaagagaagtgtCGGAAGGCTTTACCAAAACATCGGATAGAAGCAAAGCAACGGCTCAGGTAATCTCATCTTCAGCTAGGAAGTGCAAAATTGAGCATCAAAACAGTAAAAGACAAAATATTAACAGCTATAAAGGAACTACTGTAGTGCATTTCTaatccaaattaaaatttacCATTTGAGAAAAGAACTCAAATACAAACCCGGTAAAAGGATAAATCTTTAATGGGTATTCTGACGTCATGTGACGTGGTAGTTTCTGAAAACTACCATCAAAAGCATCATCACCTGAATATGATGATGAGCCACTGTCCCCTGACAGCTGGATGCAAATTCTGGTGGACATGTGCCACGAGCAAACCGCCGTGAGTGGAGTCCCTTGGATCCTAGCCTCTTTGCCCCGGGGACTATCCGTTGGGACAATGAAG
This genomic stretch from Eucalyptus grandis isolate ANBG69807.140 chromosome 3, ASM1654582v1, whole genome shotgun sequence harbors:
- the LOC120292026 gene encoding uncharacterized protein LOC120292026, giving the protein MGVCEPRFSGREEALAEEQKEETQTPRSYENIESSIVASDYPEAGKEAELEMLKKDQEALKAEILKLREEQENSQHEINHVAEQIRYAECSKKSKLLGPVNEATKCLLDVTDHKIQSPNVDCLRIGDDLAQMESWPNNVLPVDLETIQMHNPWPPPVGGADFRVMQGQTPDQMAGPSPSDLPSVFHEISEKLLGDNMVVGDDAMDDPGI